A genomic segment from Leopardus geoffroyi isolate Oge1 chromosome A2, O.geoffroyi_Oge1_pat1.0, whole genome shotgun sequence encodes:
- the HSD11B1L gene encoding hydroxysteroid 11-beta-dehydrogenase 1-like protein isoform X3 — protein sequence MKVLLFTGLGALFFSYYWDDNFDPASLQGARVLLTGASAGVGEELAYHYARLGSHLVLTAHTEALLQKVVGNCRKLGAPKVFYIAADMASPEVPERVVQFALDKLGGLDYLVLNHLGATPAGSRSRSVQATRWLMQVNFLSYVQLTSLALPSLTDSKGSLVVVSSLLGQVPTSFSRPYSAAKFALDGFFGSLRRELDVQDVNVAITMCVLGLRDRASPAEGVRGVTRAKAAPGPKAALAVIRGGATRAPGVFYPWRFRLLCLLRGWLPHPRAWFIRQELNVTAAAAA from the exons ATGAAGGTACTGCTCTTCACCGGGCTGGGAGCCCTGTTCTTCTCGTATTACTGGGATGACAACTTTGACCCTG CCAGCCTCCAGGGAGCCCGCGTGCTGCTGACAGGGGCCAGTGCGGGCGTCGGGGAGGAACTGGCATATCACTACGCCCGCCTGGGCTCCCACCTGGTGCTCACTGCCCACACGGAGGCCCTCCTGCAGAAG GTGGTAGGGAACTGCCGGAAGCTGGGCGCTCCCAAGGTCTTCTACATCGCTGCGGACATGGCCTCCCCTGAGGTGCCCGAGCGCGTGGTGCAGTTCGCGCTGGACAAGCTGG GAGGACTGGACTACCTCGTGCTGAACCACCTCGGCGCCACCCCGGCAGGCTCGCGGTCCAGGAGCGTCCAGGCCACACGCTGGCTCATGCAG GTGAACTTTTTGAGTTACGTGCAGCTGACTTCGTTGGCGCTGCCCAGCCTGACTGACAGCAAAGGCTCTCTGGTGGTCGTGTCCTCGCTGCTCG GCCAGGTGCCCACATCCTTCTCCCGCCCGTACTCGGCAGCCAAGTTCGCTCTGGACGGCTTCTTCGGCTCTCTGCGGCGGGAGCTAGACGTGCAGGACGTGAACGTGGCCATCACCATGTGTGTCCTGGGCCTCCGGGATCGCGCCTCCCCCGCCGAGGGAGTCAG GGGCGTCACGAGGGCCAAGGCGGCCCCAGGGCCCAAGGCGGCCCTGGCCGTGATCCGCGGCGGCGCCACACGCGCCCCTGGCGTCTTCTACCCGTGGCGCTTCCGCCTGCTCTGTCTGCTCCGGGGATGGCTGCCGCACCCGAGGGCCTGGTTCATCCGCCAGGAGCTCAACGTCACCGCTGCCGCTGCTGCCTGA
- the MICOS13 gene encoding MICOS complex subunit MIC13 isoform X1, translating into MVPRVWSLMRFLIKGSVAGGAVYLVYDQELLGPSDKSQAVLQKAEEVVPPALYQFSQYVCEQTGLKIPQLPAPPKFNFHIRDSWNSGIIKVMSALSAAPSKACEYSREGWDYLKKRIK; encoded by the exons ATGGTGCCCCGAGTGTGGTCGCTGATGAG GTTCCTCATCAAGGGCAGTGTGGCCGGGGGTGCCGTCTACCTGGTGTATGACCAGGAGCTGCTGGGGCCAAGTGACAAGAGCCAGGCTGTCCTTCAGAAGGCAGAGGAGGTAGTCCCCCCAGCCCTGTACCAGTTCAGCCAGTACGTGTGTGAGCAGACAGGTCTGAAGATACCCCAG ctcccagcccctccaAAGTTTAACTTTCACATCCGCGACTCCTGGAATTCAG gcaTCATTAAGGTGATGTCGGCTCTGTCGGCGGCCCCCTCCAAGGCTTGCGAGTACTCCAGGGAGGGCTGGGACTACCTGAAGAAGCGAATCAAGTAG
- the MICOS13 gene encoding MICOS complex subunit MIC13 isoform X2, producing MVPRVWSLMRFLIKGSVAGGAVYLVYDQELLGPSDKSQAVLQKAEELPAPPKFNFHIRDSWNSGIIKVMSALSAAPSKACEYSREGWDYLKKRIK from the exons ATGGTGCCCCGAGTGTGGTCGCTGATGAG GTTCCTCATCAAGGGCAGTGTGGCCGGGGGTGCCGTCTACCTGGTGTATGACCAGGAGCTGCTGGGGCCAAGTGACAAGAGCCAGGCTGTCCTTCAGAAGGCAGAGGAG ctcccagcccctccaAAGTTTAACTTTCACATCCGCGACTCCTGGAATTCAG gcaTCATTAAGGTGATGTCGGCTCTGTCGGCGGCCCCCTCCAAGGCTTGCGAGTACTCCAGGGAGGGCTGGGACTACCTGAAGAAGCGAATCAAGTAG
- the HSD11B1L gene encoding hydroxysteroid 11-beta-dehydrogenase 1-like protein isoform X4, with amino-acid sequence MKVLLFTGLGALFFSYYWDDNFDPASLQGARVLLTGASAGVGEELAYHYARLGSHLVLTAHTEALLQKVVGNCRKLGAPKVFYIAADMASPEVPERVVQFALDKLGGLDYLVLNHLGATPAGSRSRSVQATRWLMQVNFLSYVQLTSLALPSLTDSKGSLVVVSSLLAKFALDGFFGSLRRELDVQDVNVAITMCVLGLRDRASPAEGVRGVTRAKAAPGPKAALAVIRGGATRAPGVFYPWRFRLLCLLRGWLPHPRAWFIRQELNVTAAAAA; translated from the exons ATGAAGGTACTGCTCTTCACCGGGCTGGGAGCCCTGTTCTTCTCGTATTACTGGGATGACAACTTTGACCCTG CCAGCCTCCAGGGAGCCCGCGTGCTGCTGACAGGGGCCAGTGCGGGCGTCGGGGAGGAACTGGCATATCACTACGCCCGCCTGGGCTCCCACCTGGTGCTCACTGCCCACACGGAGGCCCTCCTGCAGAAG GTGGTAGGGAACTGCCGGAAGCTGGGCGCTCCCAAGGTCTTCTACATCGCTGCGGACATGGCCTCCCCTGAGGTGCCCGAGCGCGTGGTGCAGTTCGCGCTGGACAAGCTGG GAGGACTGGACTACCTCGTGCTGAACCACCTCGGCGCCACCCCGGCAGGCTCGCGGTCCAGGAGCGTCCAGGCCACACGCTGGCTCATGCAG GTGAACTTTTTGAGTTACGTGCAGCTGACTTCGTTGGCGCTGCCCAGCCTGACTGACAGCAAAGGCTCTCTGGTGGTCGTGTCCTCGCTGCTCG CCAAGTTCGCTCTGGACGGCTTCTTCGGCTCTCTGCGGCGGGAGCTAGACGTGCAGGACGTGAACGTGGCCATCACCATGTGTGTCCTGGGCCTCCGGGATCGCGCCTCCCCCGCCGAGGGAGTCAG GGGCGTCACGAGGGCCAAGGCGGCCCCAGGGCCCAAGGCGGCCCTGGCCGTGATCCGCGGCGGCGCCACACGCGCCCCTGGCGTCTTCTACCCGTGGCGCTTCCGCCTGCTCTGTCTGCTCCGGGGATGGCTGCCGCACCCGAGGGCCTGGTTCATCCGCCAGGAGCTCAACGTCACCGCTGCCGCTGCTGCCTGA
- the HSD11B1L gene encoding hydroxysteroid 11-beta-dehydrogenase 1-like protein isoform X1, giving the protein MVVTATRAPAAPGRAMKVLLFTGLGALFFSYYWDDNFDPASLQGARVLLTGASAGVGEELAYHYARLGSHLVLTAHTEALLQKVVGNCRKLGAPKVFYIAADMASPEVPERVVQFALDKLGGLDYLVLNHLGATPAGSRSRSVQATRWLMQVNFLSYVQLTSLALPSLTDSKGSLVVVSSLLGQVPTSFSRPYSAAKFALDGFFGSLRRELDVQDVNVAITMCVLGLRDRASPAEGVRGVTRAKAAPGPKAALAVIRGGATRAPGVFYPWRFRLLCLLRGWLPHPRAWFIRQELNVTAAAAA; this is encoded by the exons ATGGTCGTCACGGCAACGAGAG CCCCTGCAGCCCCGGGGAGGGCCATGAAGGTACTGCTCTTCACCGGGCTGGGAGCCCTGTTCTTCTCGTATTACTGGGATGACAACTTTGACCCTG CCAGCCTCCAGGGAGCCCGCGTGCTGCTGACAGGGGCCAGTGCGGGCGTCGGGGAGGAACTGGCATATCACTACGCCCGCCTGGGCTCCCACCTGGTGCTCACTGCCCACACGGAGGCCCTCCTGCAGAAG GTGGTAGGGAACTGCCGGAAGCTGGGCGCTCCCAAGGTCTTCTACATCGCTGCGGACATGGCCTCCCCTGAGGTGCCCGAGCGCGTGGTGCAGTTCGCGCTGGACAAGCTGG GAGGACTGGACTACCTCGTGCTGAACCACCTCGGCGCCACCCCGGCAGGCTCGCGGTCCAGGAGCGTCCAGGCCACACGCTGGCTCATGCAG GTGAACTTTTTGAGTTACGTGCAGCTGACTTCGTTGGCGCTGCCCAGCCTGACTGACAGCAAAGGCTCTCTGGTGGTCGTGTCCTCGCTGCTCG GCCAGGTGCCCACATCCTTCTCCCGCCCGTACTCGGCAGCCAAGTTCGCTCTGGACGGCTTCTTCGGCTCTCTGCGGCGGGAGCTAGACGTGCAGGACGTGAACGTGGCCATCACCATGTGTGTCCTGGGCCTCCGGGATCGCGCCTCCCCCGCCGAGGGAGTCAG GGGCGTCACGAGGGCCAAGGCGGCCCCAGGGCCCAAGGCGGCCCTGGCCGTGATCCGCGGCGGCGCCACACGCGCCCCTGGCGTCTTCTACCCGTGGCGCTTCCGCCTGCTCTGTCTGCTCCGGGGATGGCTGCCGCACCCGAGGGCCTGGTTCATCCGCCAGGAGCTCAACGTCACCGCTGCCGCTGCTGCCTGA
- the RPL36 gene encoding 60S ribosomal protein L36, protein MALRYPMAVGLNKGHKVTKNVSKPRHSRRRGRLTKHTKFVRDMIREVCGFAPYERRAMELLKVSKDKRALKFIKKRVGTHIRAKRKREELSNVLAAMRKAAAKKD, encoded by the exons ATGGCTCTGCGCTACCCTATGGCCGTGGGCCTCAACAAGGGCCACAAGGTAACCAAGAACGTGAGCAAGCCGAGGCACAGCCGCCGCCGCGGG cgcCTCACCAAGCACACCAAGTTCGTGCGGGACATGATCCGAGAGGTGTGTGGCTTTGCCCCCTACGAGCGGCGAGCCATGGAGCTGCTCAAAGTCTCCAAGGACAAGCGCGCGCTCAAGTTCATCAAGAAAAGG GTGGGGACACACATCCGcgccaagaggaagagagaggagctgAGCAACGTCCTGGCGGCCATGCGGAAAGCGGCAGCCAAGAAGGACTGA
- the HSD11B1L gene encoding hydroxysteroid 11-beta-dehydrogenase 1-like protein isoform X2: MVVTATRAPAAPGRAMKVLLFTGLGALFFSYYWDDNFDPASLQGARVLLTGASAGVGEELAYHYARLGSHLVLTAHTEALLQKVVGNCRKLGAPKVFYIAADMASPEVPERVVQFALDKLGGLDYLVLNHLGATPAGSRSRSVQATRWLMQVNFLSYVQLTSLALPSLTDSKGSLVVVSSLLAKFALDGFFGSLRRELDVQDVNVAITMCVLGLRDRASPAEGVRGVTRAKAAPGPKAALAVIRGGATRAPGVFYPWRFRLLCLLRGWLPHPRAWFIRQELNVTAAAAA, translated from the exons ATGGTCGTCACGGCAACGAGAG CCCCTGCAGCCCCGGGGAGGGCCATGAAGGTACTGCTCTTCACCGGGCTGGGAGCCCTGTTCTTCTCGTATTACTGGGATGACAACTTTGACCCTG CCAGCCTCCAGGGAGCCCGCGTGCTGCTGACAGGGGCCAGTGCGGGCGTCGGGGAGGAACTGGCATATCACTACGCCCGCCTGGGCTCCCACCTGGTGCTCACTGCCCACACGGAGGCCCTCCTGCAGAAG GTGGTAGGGAACTGCCGGAAGCTGGGCGCTCCCAAGGTCTTCTACATCGCTGCGGACATGGCCTCCCCTGAGGTGCCCGAGCGCGTGGTGCAGTTCGCGCTGGACAAGCTGG GAGGACTGGACTACCTCGTGCTGAACCACCTCGGCGCCACCCCGGCAGGCTCGCGGTCCAGGAGCGTCCAGGCCACACGCTGGCTCATGCAG GTGAACTTTTTGAGTTACGTGCAGCTGACTTCGTTGGCGCTGCCCAGCCTGACTGACAGCAAAGGCTCTCTGGTGGTCGTGTCCTCGCTGCTCG CCAAGTTCGCTCTGGACGGCTTCTTCGGCTCTCTGCGGCGGGAGCTAGACGTGCAGGACGTGAACGTGGCCATCACCATGTGTGTCCTGGGCCTCCGGGATCGCGCCTCCCCCGCCGAGGGAGTCAG GGGCGTCACGAGGGCCAAGGCGGCCCCAGGGCCCAAGGCGGCCCTGGCCGTGATCCGCGGCGGCGCCACACGCGCCCCTGGCGTCTTCTACCCGTGGCGCTTCCGCCTGCTCTGTCTGCTCCGGGGATGGCTGCCGCACCCGAGGGCCTGGTTCATCCGCCAGGAGCTCAACGTCACCGCTGCCGCTGCTGCCTGA
- the HSD11B1L gene encoding hydroxysteroid 11-beta-dehydrogenase 1-like protein isoform X5 — protein sequence MGLSGPGGLDYLVLNHLGATPAGSRSRSVQATRWLMQVNFLSYVQLTSLALPSLTDSKGSLVVVSSLLGQVPTSFSRPYSAAKFALDGFFGSLRRELDVQDVNVAITMCVLGLRDRASPAEGVRGVTRAKAAPGPKAALAVIRGGATRAPGVFYPWRFRLLCLLRGWLPHPRAWFIRQELNVTAAAAA from the exons ATGGGCCTCTCCGGGCCAGGAGGACTGGACTACCTCGTGCTGAACCACCTCGGCGCCACCCCGGCAGGCTCGCGGTCCAGGAGCGTCCAGGCCACACGCTGGCTCATGCAG GTGAACTTTTTGAGTTACGTGCAGCTGACTTCGTTGGCGCTGCCCAGCCTGACTGACAGCAAAGGCTCTCTGGTGGTCGTGTCCTCGCTGCTCG GCCAGGTGCCCACATCCTTCTCCCGCCCGTACTCGGCAGCCAAGTTCGCTCTGGACGGCTTCTTCGGCTCTCTGCGGCGGGAGCTAGACGTGCAGGACGTGAACGTGGCCATCACCATGTGTGTCCTGGGCCTCCGGGATCGCGCCTCCCCCGCCGAGGGAGTCAG GGGCGTCACGAGGGCCAAGGCGGCCCCAGGGCCCAAGGCGGCCCTGGCCGTGATCCGCGGCGGCGCCACACGCGCCCCTGGCGTCTTCTACCCGTGGCGCTTCCGCCTGCTCTGTCTGCTCCGGGGATGGCTGCCGCACCCGAGGGCCTGGTTCATCCGCCAGGAGCTCAACGTCACCGCTGCCGCTGCTGCCTGA